The sequence CTGTCTTGCTGGTATAGGTCTCTTTTCCGGTATTTATCATCCCGTAGGGCTTGGCTGGATAGCCAGGGAGTTTAAGAATACCAGTCAGGGAATGGCATATAACGGTATGTTCGGGAATCTTGGTCTTGCAACAGCTCCAATACTCGCTGGGTCCGTGAACTACTTCTGGGGAGTGGAAGCTGTCTATGGGGTTTTGGGAGTTGTCAATGCAAGCGGGCTGATCCTTCTCTATTTTGTTCGCAATGGTCATTCGACAAAACAGGAAAGGAGGGAAAAAAAGCCACAGACTCAGGGAAATCTTAAACCTTTTCTGGTTCTCTTGGTGGCTATGATGCTTGGCGGTGTGGTCTATCGTGCCACTACCGTAACCCTGCCAGCCTATTTTGAGATGCAGAATCAAAGTCTGTATCAGAGCTTTCTGTCAGTTTTCGGTCAACTGGGATCACCAAATGTTTTTGCTACTCTGGTGACATCTTTTATTTATCTGGTCGGTATGGCAGGACAGTACTATGGAGGCCGGGTCGGACAGTCGGTTGATCTTGGCAAAGGATACCTGATCTTTCACCTTATTACCATTCCCACAGTTATTGCCATGGCTGTAACCTCTAATATGCCACTTATCATCTTTGCCATGGTCCATTCCTTTTTCCTGTTGGGAATGCAACCATTAGAAAACACCCTGGTGGCGAGGTTGAGTCCACCACAGTTTCATAGTTCGGCCTATGGGCTGAAGTTTATTCTTACCTTTGGGGTAGGGGCACTCAGTGTCAGTATGGTGAGTATCATTAAGGAAAGTTTCGGCTTAAGTAGCGTTTATTTTGCCCTTGCACTTGTCTCTACGACGCTGGTCTCTGC comes from Desulfocapsa sulfexigens DSM 10523 and encodes:
- a CDS encoding MFS transporter, producing MTPRERSILTVTCYGHFISHFNMLVFPAVLLPLTARLGMEMGPTLALSFWMYLLFGITALPWGLLGDRLGSRPLLLLFYFGAGLCGLLAAMNTTNPFMFSLCLAGIGLFSGIYHPVGLGWIAREFKNTSQGMAYNGMFGNLGLATAPILAGSVNYFWGVEAVYGVLGVVNASGLILLYFVRNGHSTKQERREKKPQTQGNLKPFLVLLVAMMLGGVVYRATTVTLPAYFEMQNQSLYQSFLSVFGQLGSPNVFATLVTSFIYLVGMAGQYYGGRVGQSVDLGKGYLIFHLITIPTVIAMAVTSNMPLIIFAMVHSFFLLGMQPLENTLVARLSPPQFHSSAYGLKFILTFGVGALSVSMVSIIKESFGLSSVYFALALVSTTLVSAILLLNHYRKSLNSVAG